A single Anaerolineales bacterium DNA region contains:
- a CDS encoding DUF4388 domain-containing protein: MALQGNLRDFSVTKLLNLIHIAKKSGTLTIQGPAELASLAFLEGKLIYGQRGDEGGRLISILRYNHLLTEEQATTLQSRPESANDKELGLLLIHANYLTQQAILQSLHKYLNDLVFRLFTWNEGIFQFYLGILPPDDRITVRIDLENLIMEGARRMREYEQLQEEIPNLDLALKFTDRPDARLRNINLSVEEWRVVSYISPKNTMRQIARANRLSEIELRRIVYGLMQAGVVEILQPEGAPPPPSLAKIQPIPKTPEQAGLIKRLADRIRSL, from the coding sequence ATGGCCCTCCAGGGCAATCTGCGCGATTTCAGCGTCACCAAACTGCTGAACCTGATACACATCGCCAAGAAAAGCGGAACCCTAACCATCCAGGGACCGGCCGAATTGGCCAGCTTGGCGTTTTTGGAAGGAAAGCTGATCTACGGCCAGCGCGGCGACGAGGGCGGCAGGCTGATTTCCATTCTGCGCTACAACCATCTGCTGACCGAAGAACAGGCCACCACGCTTCAAAGCCGTCCGGAATCGGCCAACGACAAAGAACTCGGCTTGCTGCTGATCCACGCCAATTACCTGACCCAGCAGGCGATCCTGCAATCGCTTCACAAATACCTCAACGACTTGGTCTTCCGGCTTTTCACCTGGAACGAGGGAATCTTCCAGTTTTACCTTGGGATTCTGCCCCCCGACGACCGCATCACCGTGCGCATTGATCTGGAAAACCTGATCATGGAGGGCGCGCGCCGGATGCGGGAATACGAACAGCTGCAAGAGGAGATTCCCAACCTGGATCTTGCGCTGAAGTTCACCGACCGGCCCGACGCACGCCTGCGCAACATCAACCTGAGCGTCGAAGAATGGCGGGTGGTCTCCTACATCTCGCCCAAGAACACCATGCGCCAGATCGCACGGGCCAACCGCCTGAGTGAGATCGAATTGCGGCGGATCGTGTACGGCTTAATGCAGGCCGGAGTGGTCGAAATTCTTCAGCCGGAAGGTGCGCCGCCGCCGCCCTCGCTGGCGAAGATCCAGCCCATCCCCAAGACGCCCGAGCAGGCCGGCCTGATCAAACGCCTGGCCGATCGTATCCGCTCGTTATAA
- a CDS encoding ATP/GTP-binding protein encodes MQTVKMVVTGPFNSGKTAFIRSISEIEVVSTERKISLEVEKVKETTTVAMDFGRITVDDDLVLYLFGTPGQKRFDFMWEILSEGMLGFVVIVDSSRPETFREARFILDTFRAYAPTPYVVAANKQDVPEAWPVDDLRIALKLDPAVKCLPCVANDKEKVKAILLELLGSILQEIETGDKS; translated from the coding sequence ATGCAGACCGTAAAAATGGTGGTCACCGGGCCGTTCAACTCAGGAAAAACCGCGTTCATCCGTTCGATCAGCGAAATCGAGGTGGTTTCGACGGAACGGAAGATCTCCTTGGAAGTGGAGAAGGTGAAGGAGACGACGACGGTGGCCATGGATTTCGGCCGGATTACGGTCGACGACGATCTGGTCCTCTACCTGTTCGGCACTCCCGGCCAGAAGCGGTTCGATTTCATGTGGGAAATCCTTTCCGAAGGCATGCTCGGATTCGTCGTCATCGTCGACAGCTCCCGCCCGGAAACGTTCCGCGAGGCGCGCTTCATCCTCGACACCTTCCGCGCCTACGCGCCCACCCCCTACGTGGTGGCCGCCAACAAACAGGACGTCCCCGAAGCTTGGCCGGTGGACGACCTCCGCATCGCCTTAAAACTGGACCCGGCCGTGAAGTGCCTGCCCTGCGTCGCCAACGACAAAGAGAAAGTAAAAGCCATCCTCCTGGAGCTGCTCGGAAGCATCCTTCAGGAAATCGAAACCGGCGATAAATCCTGA
- a CDS encoding 4-vinyl reductase yields the protein MDISASWPVPPQALPEIYPAQIGGLMIAAFEEVVGRQKLAPLLAAAGIDIPENGVPDLPFGTPAAIFQALEEAYGEQPARGICLRTGRVMFRRGLRIFSGILGLSHRNFRLLPPSQKIFRGLELIAWLLNHYSDQRVRVEKKPREYLLINDRCPHCWRLSRSSPCCQLPVGALQEGLAWACSGRPHTVEEIACRATGDPTCTYRIKPKS from the coding sequence TTGGACATTTCCGCCTCGTGGCCTGTTCCGCCGCAGGCGCTTCCGGAAATCTACCCCGCTCAAATCGGCGGTTTGATGATCGCCGCCTTCGAGGAAGTCGTTGGACGGCAGAAGCTCGCGCCGCTCCTTGCCGCAGCGGGCATAGACATCCCGGAAAACGGCGTGCCGGATCTGCCCTTCGGGACTCCGGCGGCCATCTTCCAGGCGCTGGAGGAGGCCTACGGGGAACAGCCCGCGCGCGGGATTTGCCTGCGCACCGGACGGGTGATGTTCCGGCGCGGTTTGCGGATCTTCTCCGGAATCCTGGGGTTGTCGCACCGCAATTTCCGCCTCCTGCCGCCCTCCCAGAAGATCTTCCGCGGATTGGAGCTGATCGCCTGGTTGTTGAACCACTACAGCGACCAACGGGTTCGGGTGGAGAAAAAACCCCGCGAGTACCTGCTGATCAACGACCGGTGCCCGCACTGTTGGAGACTCTCCCGTTCCTCGCCCTGCTGCCAACTGCCGGTCGGCGCCCTTCAGGAAGGGCTTGCTTGGGCCTGCAGCGGACGGCCGCACACGGTGGAAGAAATCGCCTGCCGCGCAACGGGCGATCCCACCTGCACCTATCGGATCAAACCCAAATCCTAA